A region from the Halosolutus gelatinilyticus genome encodes:
- a CDS encoding 50S ribosomal protein L18e: protein MSSKTNPRLNDLIAELKSTSRETDADVWRDVADRLEKPRRTHAEVNLGRIERYAREDETVVVPGKVLGSGALQKNVTVAAVDFSSSAETKIEQVGEPVPLEQVLEENPDGSGVRVIR from the coding sequence ATGAGTAGCAAGACTAACCCAAGGCTCAACGATCTTATCGCCGAGCTGAAGTCGACGTCCCGCGAAACGGACGCCGACGTGTGGCGAGACGTCGCCGATCGACTCGAGAAGCCCCGGCGCACCCACGCAGAGGTGAACCTGGGCCGTATCGAGCGATACGCGCGCGAAGACGAGACCGTCGTCGTTCCCGGCAAGGTGCTGGGTTCCGGCGCACTCCAGAAGAACGTCACCGTCGCCGCCGTCGACTTCAGTTCCTCGGCGGAGACGAAAATCGAACAGGTCGGCGAACCGGTACCGCTCGAGCAGGTGCTCGAAGAAAATCCAGACGGATCCGGCGTACGGGTGATCCGATGA
- a CDS encoding 50S ribosomal protein L13: MSIAEFDADVVVDARDCILGRVASEVAQRALDGERVAIVNAEDAVITGDKEDIFETYRTRIQLGSDSGPYYPRRPDTIFKRSVRGMLPYKKPRGREALDSVRVYVGNPYADDDDLEAEVLEGTSLDRLSNIRFVHLGEVSEQLGANVTW; encoded by the coding sequence ATGAGTATCGCAGAGTTCGATGCGGACGTCGTCGTCGACGCCCGCGACTGCATCCTCGGTCGCGTCGCCAGCGAAGTCGCCCAGCGCGCGCTCGACGGCGAGCGCGTCGCGATCGTCAACGCCGAGGACGCGGTCATCACCGGCGACAAGGAAGACATCTTCGAGACGTACCGAACGCGAATCCAGCTCGGCTCCGACAGCGGGCCGTACTACCCGCGCCGTCCGGACACGATCTTCAAGCGCTCGGTCCGCGGCATGCTCCCGTACAAGAAGCCCCGCGGCCGCGAGGCGCTCGACAGCGTTCGCGTCTACGTCGGCAACCCCTACGCGGACGACGACGATCTCGAGGCCGAGGTGCTCGAGGGCACGTCGCTGGATCGCCTGTCGAATATCCGCTTCGTCCACCTGGGCGAAGTCTCCGAACAACTCGGTGCTAACGTCACATGGTAA
- a CDS encoding 30S ribosomal protein S9 — MVTNTSGKKKTAVARATVHEGEGRVRINSKPVELVEPEMSRLKMLEPFRIVGEDLRGEMDIDVRVEGGGISGQADAVRTAIARGIVQHTNDAELRDAFMEFDRSLLVNDVRQSEPKKWGGPGARARYQKSYR; from the coding sequence ATGGTAACCAACACGAGTGGCAAGAAGAAGACGGCCGTCGCTCGCGCCACCGTTCACGAGGGCGAAGGGCGCGTGCGAATCAACTCCAAGCCGGTCGAACTGGTGGAACCCGAGATGTCCCGTCTCAAGATGCTCGAACCGTTCCGCATCGTCGGCGAAGACCTGCGCGGCGAGATGGACATCGACGTCCGCGTCGAGGGCGGCGGCATCAGCGGCCAGGCCGACGCCGTCCGCACCGCCATCGCACGCGGGATCGTCCAGCACACGAACGACGCCGAACTCCGCGACGCGTTCATGGAGTTCGACCGATCGCTGCTGGTCAACGACGTTCGCCAGTCCGAACCGAAAAAGTGGGGCGGCCCGGGCGCTCGGGCGCGCTACCAGAAGTCCTACCGCTAA
- a CDS encoding DNA-directed RNA polymerase subunit N — protein MMVPVRCFTCGNVVGEHWEEFDERANQGDEDPQAVLDELGVDRYCCRRMLVSHTDLVDIVAPYQ, from the coding sequence ATGATGGTACCGGTCCGGTGTTTCACCTGTGGTAACGTCGTCGGCGAACACTGGGAGGAGTTCGACGAACGAGCTAACCAGGGCGACGAGGACCCTCAAGCGGTCCTCGACGAACTGGGCGTCGATCGCTACTGCTGTCGGCGCATGCTCGTCTCGCACACCGACCTGGTCGACATCGTCGCGCCGTACCAGTAA
- a CDS encoding DNA-directed RNA polymerase subunit K, with translation MQQEHHNRYEKARILGARALQVSYGAPVLTETQQTEPILIAAEEYDAGVLPFTVKRGSQ, from the coding sequence ATGCAACAGGAACACCACAACCGCTACGAGAAAGCACGCATCCTCGGCGCACGAGCGCTGCAAGTGTCCTACGGCGCCCCGGTGTTGACGGAGACGCAGCAGACCGAGCCGATCCTGATCGCCGCCGAAGAGTACGACGCCGGCGTGTTGCCCTTCACCGTTAAACGAGGGTCGCAATGA
- the eno gene encoding phosphopyruvate hydratase, producing the protein MTLITDIRLRRILDSRGNPTVEADVLTESGGFGRAAAPSGASTGEYEAIERPPTEAIAAAREHAVPRLVGEAYAGNQREVDAILRAADGTDDFSEIGANSAVAISMAAAKAGADVLGAPLFQHLGGAFRGENFPTPLGNVVGGGEHAADATDIQEFLAAPVGAPSVQDAVFANAAVHAAVADLLEERGHPSGKGDEGAWAPSIDDAEAFEIVDEAVSTVEDDVGFEIRFGLDVAAAEMYDADSETYEYESAGVSRDTDEQIEYIADLVDEYDLVYVEDPLDENDYDAFAELTDEVGDRTLICGDDLFVTNTDRLEDGIEKGAANSILIKPNQIGTLTDAFDAIELATENGYDSVISHRSGETEDTTIAHLAVATDAPFIKTGAVGGERTAKLNELIRIADDAT; encoded by the coding sequence ATGACGCTGATTACCGACATCCGACTCCGTCGCATCCTCGACTCGCGGGGCAACCCCACCGTCGAGGCCGACGTACTGACCGAGAGCGGTGGCTTCGGCCGCGCCGCGGCGCCGAGCGGCGCCAGCACCGGCGAGTACGAAGCCATCGAACGACCGCCGACGGAAGCGATCGCCGCGGCCCGCGAGCACGCCGTGCCGCGGCTCGTGGGCGAGGCCTACGCGGGCAACCAGCGCGAGGTCGACGCCATCCTGCGCGCCGCGGACGGCACCGACGACTTCTCCGAGATCGGCGCCAACAGCGCGGTCGCCATCTCGATGGCCGCCGCCAAGGCGGGCGCTGACGTCCTCGGCGCGCCGCTGTTCCAGCACCTCGGCGGTGCCTTCCGGGGCGAGAACTTCCCCACGCCGCTCGGGAACGTCGTCGGCGGCGGCGAACACGCCGCCGACGCGACCGACATCCAGGAGTTCCTGGCGGCTCCCGTCGGCGCCCCGAGCGTCCAGGACGCCGTCTTCGCGAACGCCGCCGTCCACGCGGCCGTCGCGGACCTCCTCGAGGAGCGCGGCCACCCCAGCGGCAAGGGCGACGAGGGCGCGTGGGCGCCGTCGATCGACGACGCCGAGGCGTTCGAGATCGTCGACGAAGCCGTCTCGACGGTCGAGGACGACGTCGGCTTCGAGATCCGCTTCGGGCTCGACGTCGCGGCCGCCGAGATGTACGACGCCGACTCGGAAACCTACGAGTACGAGTCCGCCGGTGTCAGTCGCGATACCGACGAGCAGATCGAGTACATCGCCGACCTCGTCGACGAGTACGATCTGGTCTACGTCGAAGACCCGCTCGACGAGAACGACTACGACGCGTTCGCCGAACTCACCGACGAGGTCGGCGATCGGACGCTGATCTGCGGCGACGACCTGTTCGTCACCAACACGGACCGACTCGAGGACGGGATCGAGAAGGGAGCGGCTAACAGCATCCTGATCAAGCCCAACCAGATCGGAACGCTGACCGACGCCTTCGACGCGATCGAGCTCGCGACCGAGAACGGCTACGACTCGGTCATCTCCCACCGCTCGGGCGAGACGGAGGACACGACGATCGCACACCTCGCCGTCGCGACCGACGCGCCGTTCATCAAGACCGGCGCCGTCGGCGGCGAGCGAACCGCAAAGCTCAACGAGCTCATCAGAATCGCAGACGACGCGACATGA
- the rpsB gene encoding 30S ribosomal protein S2 yields MTDNDASQEGLDAAESEIDEEPAEGAGPAADQNGAEPVDEQPAEATDAEADADEDEGPTLDDDVMSDEEADLLIPVEDYLGAGVHIGTQQKTEDMERFIHRVRTDGLYVLDVSKTDQRIRTAADFLSNYTPEQILVTSSRQYGRFPAEKFAEAVGARARTGRFIPGTLTNPKYDGYIEPDVVVVTDPIGDAQAVKEAITVGIPVIAMCDSNNQTSNVDLVVPTNNKGRKALSVVYWLLANEVLDRRGAEPSYSLEDFESMV; encoded by the coding sequence ATGACAGACAACGACGCATCCCAGGAGGGGCTCGACGCCGCCGAGTCGGAGATCGACGAGGAGCCAGCCGAAGGGGCTGGCCCCGCCGCCGACCAGAACGGCGCCGAGCCCGTAGACGAACAGCCCGCCGAGGCGACTGACGCCGAGGCCGACGCAGACGAGGACGAGGGCCCCACGCTCGACGACGACGTAATGAGCGACGAGGAGGCCGACCTGCTGATCCCCGTCGAGGACTACCTCGGCGCCGGCGTCCACATCGGTACCCAGCAGAAGACCGAGGACATGGAGCGGTTCATCCACCGCGTCCGCACCGACGGTCTCTACGTGCTGGACGTCTCGAAGACGGACCAGCGCATCCGCACGGCCGCGGACTTCCTCTCGAATTACACCCCCGAGCAGATCCTCGTCACCTCCAGCCGGCAGTACGGTCGGTTCCCCGCCGAGAAGTTCGCCGAGGCCGTGGGCGCTCGCGCCCGCACCGGCCGCTTCATCCCCGGCACGCTGACGAATCCGAAGTACGACGGCTACATCGAACCCGACGTCGTCGTCGTCACCGACCCGATCGGCGACGCCCAGGCCGTCAAGGAAGCGATCACGGTCGGCATCCCGGTCATCGCGATGTGCGACTCGAACAACCAGACCAGCAACGTCGACCTCGTCGTTCCGACGAACAACAAGGGTCGCAAGGCCCTCTCGGTCGTCTACTGGCTGCTCGCCAACGAAGTCCTCGATCGCCGCGGCGCCGAGCCGTCGTACTCGCTCGAGGACTTCGAGAGCATGGTGTAG
- a CDS encoding glycosyltransferase family 4 protein, which translates to MTRVLSLTTTDWRSFYRRQMAALERSGIEVTTVPVPGEHRALEDDVRRRTPFDYARYLLHVLRKATDDYDLVHANYGLTVPFAVASSACSLGDRPAVCTLWGGEFRDNPYAPLISRFAARTDAVIVPSDAMADRVDGPCHVIPFPVDTSQFRPIPRDEARERVGWKTDEQIVLFPYAPSREEKNYPLAKRVVDGLEREVSLRTLANEPYETVPYYLNAADAVLITSRYESGPMTVKEATACNVPVVSRDVGFARSVLAGVDNSYIADDAALRDRLAAVLESGQPADGRAQITGYTVDDMGARLRAVYDSCLDA; encoded by the coding sequence ATGACCCGCGTCCTGAGTCTCACGACGACCGACTGGCGAAGCTTCTATCGACGGCAGATGGCCGCGCTCGAGCGTTCGGGGATCGAGGTGACGACCGTCCCCGTCCCCGGCGAACACCGCGCGCTCGAGGATGACGTCAGACGACGGACTCCATTCGACTACGCGCGCTACCTCCTCCACGTGCTCCGGAAGGCGACCGACGACTACGATCTCGTTCACGCCAACTACGGCCTCACCGTCCCGTTCGCCGTCGCCTCGTCCGCGTGTTCGCTGGGCGATCGTCCCGCCGTCTGTACGCTCTGGGGCGGCGAGTTCCGCGACAATCCGTACGCGCCGCTGATATCGCGGTTCGCGGCCCGGACCGACGCCGTCATCGTTCCGTCGGACGCGATGGCCGATCGCGTCGATGGGCCCTGTCACGTCATCCCGTTCCCCGTCGATACGTCGCAGTTTCGACCGATTCCCAGGGACGAGGCGCGCGAACGCGTCGGCTGGAAGACCGACGAGCAAATCGTCCTCTTCCCCTACGCCCCGTCGCGGGAGGAGAAGAACTATCCGCTGGCGAAACGCGTCGTCGACGGTCTCGAGCGGGAGGTCAGCTTGCGAACCCTCGCCAACGAGCCCTACGAAACGGTGCCGTACTATCTGAACGCCGCCGATGCCGTGTTAATCACGTCACGGTACGAGAGCGGTCCGATGACGGTCAAAGAGGCCACCGCCTGTAACGTCCCGGTCGTCTCCCGAGACGTCGGCTTCGCTCGATCAGTGCTGGCGGGCGTGGATAACTCCTATATCGCGGACGACGCCGCGCTCCGCGACCGACTCGCCGCCGTGCTCGAGTCGGGCCAGCCCGCGGACGGGAGGGCACAGATCACCGGGTACACGGTCGACGACATGGGGGCACGTCTACGCGCCGTGTACGATTCCTGTCTCGACGCGTGA
- a CDS encoding DUF354 domain-containing protein → MDIIVTIQHAANVHFFKHVVDELESAGHDVHVFAREKGVTSRLLDAYGIDYDLLCGEPDGWLGLVATQLRYEYRLFRRARAIDPEYIVSSHGIAATHVAALVGAESHVYIDTETAINHGNRLTRPFADVLYTPESFRESYGDDHVTYPGYHELAYLHPNRFEPDPSILRRHGVDPDEPYAVLRFGAWAGNHDVGKSGISREGISAIVAELASDGRVYVSDEGGGAVPDACEPLPVPPEAFHHLLAFADIVVGEVATTTIEAGILGTPTVRISPFAGSDEMGKFEALEEYGLVRSFHTDREARAVDVVEELHRDPNAGAIWERRRERLLAETIDVTAYVSSQLLDGRDEPTPAVREHRDRLSNPVRRR, encoded by the coding sequence ATGGATATCATCGTCACGATACAGCACGCGGCGAACGTCCACTTCTTCAAACACGTCGTCGACGAACTCGAATCCGCGGGACACGACGTGCACGTATTCGCCCGCGAGAAGGGGGTTACCAGCCGACTTCTCGATGCGTACGGCATCGACTACGACCTACTCTGTGGCGAGCCCGACGGGTGGCTCGGCCTGGTGGCGACCCAGCTTCGGTACGAATACCGGCTCTTTCGCCGAGCGCGCGCGATCGATCCCGAGTACATCGTCAGCAGTCACGGGATCGCCGCGACGCACGTCGCCGCACTGGTCGGCGCGGAGAGCCACGTCTACATCGATACCGAAACGGCGATCAACCACGGGAACCGACTGACTCGTCCGTTCGCGGACGTGTTGTATACGCCCGAAAGCTTTCGCGAATCATACGGCGACGACCACGTCACCTACCCCGGCTACCACGAACTCGCCTATCTCCACCCTAACCGGTTCGAGCCGGATCCGTCGATCCTGCGGCGACACGGCGTCGACCCCGACGAACCATACGCCGTTCTCCGATTCGGCGCGTGGGCTGGAAATCACGACGTCGGGAAATCGGGGATCTCTCGCGAGGGAATCAGCGCGATCGTCGCCGAACTCGCGTCCGACGGACGGGTGTACGTCTCCGACGAGGGCGGCGGCGCGGTTCCGGACGCGTGCGAGCCGCTTCCGGTCCCGCCCGAAGCCTTCCACCACCTGCTCGCGTTCGCCGACATCGTCGTCGGCGAGGTGGCGACGACCACGATCGAAGCGGGGATCCTCGGGACCCCGACCGTTCGCATCAGTCCGTTCGCGGGTTCGGACGAGATGGGAAAATTCGAAGCGCTCGAGGAGTACGGCCTCGTCCGATCGTTCCACACGGATCGCGAAGCGCGGGCCGTCGACGTCGTCGAGGAGTTACACCGCGACCCGAACGCCGGCGCGATCTGGGAGCGCCGGCGCGAGCGGTTGCTCGCGGAGACGATCGACGTCACCGCGTACGTGAGCAGCCAGCTACTCGACGGCCGCGACGAACCGACGCCAGCGGTTCGAGAGCATCGCGATCGGCTTTCGAATCCGGTACGTCGACGATGA
- a CDS encoding thiamine-phosphate synthase family protein, producing the protein MSLVLPSELVVERFLPTVRAMLARRLADRGLTQQEIAAHLGVTQAAVSKYVGGDGAGDEHFRDDAETVATVDRIADGLAGGEFDGYDALAELVSLIRTLEDRGPICELHEEEMPELRGLGCDLCVRGLDPDVRTERDVLSTVRTAARTLAAIPGMPEYVPNVGTNVGMGLPDPRDETDVAAIPGRIYAIGGRIEIPANPEFGASKHVATAILAATAVDPDVRGAINIATDDGVLEAARSLGIEPLEFDADYDDREAHLRSRFDDRGEVPLVAYHRGAFGIEPVTYVFGGDAETAVELVHDLLGATS; encoded by the coding sequence ATGTCACTGGTCTTGCCGAGCGAACTCGTCGTCGAACGGTTCTTGCCGACCGTCCGCGCGATGCTCGCCCGCCGGCTCGCCGATCGCGGCCTCACCCAGCAGGAGATCGCGGCCCACCTCGGCGTGACCCAGGCCGCCGTCAGCAAGTACGTCGGCGGTGACGGCGCGGGCGACGAACACTTCCGCGACGATGCCGAGACGGTTGCGACCGTCGATCGGATCGCCGACGGCCTCGCCGGCGGCGAGTTCGACGGGTACGACGCTCTTGCCGAACTGGTCTCCCTCATCCGCACGCTCGAGGACCGCGGTCCGATCTGCGAACTTCACGAGGAGGAAATGCCTGAGCTCAGAGGCCTGGGGTGCGATCTTTGCGTCCGGGGCCTCGATCCGGACGTGCGCACCGAACGGGACGTCCTCTCGACCGTGCGAACCGCCGCGCGGACGCTCGCGGCGATACCGGGGATGCCCGAGTACGTCCCGAACGTCGGTACCAACGTCGGAATGGGTCTCCCCGATCCCCGGGACGAGACCGACGTCGCCGCGATCCCGGGGCGTATCTACGCAATCGGCGGGCGGATCGAGATCCCGGCGAACCCCGAGTTCGGCGCTTCGAAACACGTCGCCACCGCGATCCTCGCCGCCACCGCCGTCGATCCGGACGTCCGGGGAGCGATCAACATCGCTACGGACGACGGCGTTCTCGAGGCCGCTCGATCGCTCGGCATCGAACCGCTCGAATTCGACGCCGACTACGACGATCGCGAGGCGCACCTGCGATCGCGGTTCGACGATCGGGGCGAGGTCCCGCTCGTTGCCTACCACCGCGGCGCGTTCGGGATCGAACCCGTGACGTACGTCTTCGGCGGTGACGCCGAAACGGCAGTCGAACTCGTCCACGACCTGCTCGGCGCGACCTCGTAG